The sequence TGCCTGCGCCTGACCTGCAAACGTTTGCCGAATGATCGCTTTATCAAAACGAAATACGATAGCCAAGGAAGGGTCAAGCAGCAGTTAGCTCCTGTCGGCACAGATCAAACTCCAATTGTCACCCATCGCTTCGTCTATTCTTCCGGAGCGCCCAAGGATTCAAACCGCTCGGACAGCCCACGGTCTGGAAAAACAGAAGTCTTTGATGCCCTTGGACGTAAAACTGATTATGAATACAACACCGACCAACGGCTTACCCAAGTCACAAAATACATGGGAAATAAACCCTATGTTTCCGAACATTATATTTGGGATGACGAGCCCGACTATTTGTCTTCCCCTTTTTTACAATTCATCGGGTTTCCTATATGGGATTGGCTTTTATCTCAAAGCTGGATTCCCATTCCAGATGCAGCCCTTCTGGACCGCGGACAAACCCCACCCCCCCCTTCTTTTGTTGAGCTGGCCCAAGAGGCTCATCAAGAATCTAGCACCTCGCAAGACAGCGTGAAGGTACCTCTGACAAGAGGGCATTCCCGTCCCCCTAAAGTCATTGAAGATATGCAGCAAGAGCAGGTTAATTTTCCCTTACAGGCAAAAGTCGATTTCTTAACCCTTTTTGAAGCTTGCCTTAAAGGCCATCGCATTCAAAAAAGCGGAAAAGGCAATCTTATGGGAAAATATGTGCAAGATGCGGCAGGCCATATGGAATCCCTCCTATGCTTCGACTATGATGACAAAGGCAATGTCTTAGCCGAATTCGTATATGGCAATTTAACCGGACAGTGCCAGGAGAAGCTAGAGTCCCATTCCCGGTGGGATGTGTTCAATAAAAGAGTGGAATGCTATGCCAAGCGGTTTGCCTATACCAATGATCACCTGAACTTGGTCATTGCCGAGCTGGAAGATAATGGCAAAGGCATGCTGCACGGCTATGTTCCCGGCACTAATTTGGTCTCAGCCAAATATGTCATGGATAATGGCCGCATTATCCTCAGGCAATTCTATGACTATGACGAAAATACGACCCTTGTCAAACTCATCAAAGATGACGGATCCGATTTTTACCGCTATGATTTGAAAGATGTCCATGAACGCCATGTCACCTATTTCTATCCCAGGCAAACGGCTCCTTTCGGTTTGCCTGAACGCATTGACGAAATGTACTGGGATGTGAATAGCAATCAGGAAAAGCTACTCAAACGCGTTATCTGCCATTATTCAGCCCAAGGTAAGCTTATCCAGCAGGACCATTATGACAGCAATGAGATGTACCGCTACTCGCTTTTTTGGGAATACGATGCCCATGGCAATGTCATCCGCGAGGTTAATGCCCTAGGACAGGTCATCACTAAACAATACGATGAAAATGACAATTTGATCTTTGAACAAGGGCCTAGCCTTGATTTCTTTACAACCTATGTCTATGACTATGCCAACCGTTTGATCGCCAGCAAAGAAGACCATGGCGGCAAAGTTCTGGCCACTTCCCATCGCTATGACTATGTCGGCAACCGCGTAGCGACTATCGATCCATTCGGGCAAGAGACCCAATATGTCTATGACGACTTGAACCGTTTGGTCAAGACCATTCATCCCCCTGTGCTGAATGAAGCCGGCCATGTCATCCAACCGACAGTCTCCACGGATTATGACTTCATGGGACGCCCGATTACAGTCACGGACGCTAAAGGCAATCAGACCCGGACAACTTACAACGCCCGCGGCAAGCCGGTCAGCATCCTGCATGCCGACGGCACTCTGGAAGAACTGATTTATGCCCTCGATGGGTCACTAGCTGCGTCCATTGCTCCCAATAAAACGAAGACGACTTATCAAAGAGACTGCTTGGGGCGCGTCCTCAAAGAAGAGATTTGGCAAG comes from Candidatus Protochlamydia phocaeensis and encodes:
- a CDS encoding DUF6531 domain-containing protein; translated protein: MKRIWIFLLACLSFFSLAAEEDNSEGDPFSSPQTQLHNALPLLVNDSVSVISGELLLSETDFVLSGPDSLVLTRHYSTGHLDKTMGYNWEFNRPGYMDIDRDADNYINGGRTRKVRFNQPSGLKTLHQSHKDAKENLLSFELVHSPGLTNCRSHEISARTNLHNIEVHLDSNTAHAIAMTGSGHLFYFQDRGKETEDRIFLHRRLKPLFERKPNGHFVIFHKNEVHALNPTQQLDYSHLIWDSHGPEELEIKASDGRSAIYKFVCYEHGQKEPEDPEERDRQLNLPIEPKKPKTKRYYLSEVNCSHKPKEIYEYSHLSFEEPTERPACLRLTCKRLPNDRFIKTKYDSQGRVKQQLAPVGTDQTPIVTHRFVYSSGAPKDSNRSDSPRSGKTEVFDALGRKTDYEYNTDQRLTQVTKYMGNKPYVSEHYIWDDEPDYLSSPFLQFIGFPIWDWLLSQSWIPIPDAALLDRGQTPPPPSFVELAQEAHQESSTSQDSVKVPLTRGHSRPPKVIEDMQQEQVNFPLQAKVDFLTLFEACLKGHRIQKSGKGNLMGKYVQDAAGHMESLLCFDYDDKGNVLAEFVYGNLTGQCQEKLESHSRWDVFNKRVECYAKRFAYTNDHLNLVIAELEDNGKGMLHGYVPGTNLVSAKYVMDNGRIILRQFYDYDENTTLVKLIKDDGSDFYRYDLKDVHERHVTYFYPRQTAPFGLPERIDEMYWDVNSNQEKLLKRVICHYSAQGKLIQQDHYDSNEMYRYSLFWEYDAHGNVIREVNALGQVITKQYDENDNLIFEQGPSLDFFTTYVYDYANRLIASKEDHGGKVLATSHRYDYVGNRVATIDPFGQETQYVYDDLNRLVKTIHPPVLNEAGHVIQPTVSTDYDFMGRPITVTDAKGNQTRTTYNARGKPVSILHADGTLEELIYALDGSLAASIAPNKTKTTYQRDCLGRVLKEEIWQGSTLLSSKSYAYQGLRLIKETDAEGIETSYEYDGAGRLIKETCGRFRKDMEYDSLNHLTKVTSWFGDDSSSVSIKCMSYDLLGRLLEEKTVDAFGQLLEQSAYIYDCLGNRTHAIQQTQTGLSINQVEYDSQSRPIKMIDAEGHVTHLFYDESFYNALGQQVLRIETTDPQGKITEKIFDALNRESVLSRKDSFGNLLAKQERYYDPCSNLCKTIDAVMVDGIQQSESINSWTYNEMGQETSCIEGLGTPEQKHTYTDYNAYGQKNRTT